A genomic window from Synechococcus sp. CBW1107 includes:
- a CDS encoding amino acid ABC transporter substrate-binding protein — MSRVLLVKRLLPLLQLLTCLALAAPASAGSLLESVAASGVLVGGTSRDAFPFAYQNEEGELVGYSIDMMNLIREEIERQTGRPIRLKLVPLETDQRLSSLESGAVNLVCDASSFTWSRDEKVDFSVSYGITGTQLLVPRGSGLSSPDSLAGKRVGALPRTTSALAVTSRQPAASVVLLKDRQAGYEALQQGRIDAFADDGMLLYAWLQRQGGQAPFMVSADTYSREGIACMLPQNNSSFQRVVDLALIRYMQGFLRQQPRERGIFDRWFGPQGKTPLTQDVTGLFTETMQLMVDFKEEVPTKP, encoded by the coding sequence GTGAGTCGAGTCTTGCTGGTCAAACGTCTGCTCCCGCTGCTGCAACTCCTCACCTGTCTGGCGCTGGCCGCACCGGCCTCCGCCGGATCTCTTCTGGAGTCGGTGGCGGCTTCGGGCGTCCTGGTGGGGGGCACCAGCCGGGATGCCTTCCCCTTCGCCTACCAGAACGAGGAGGGGGAGCTGGTGGGCTACTCGATCGACATGATGAACCTGATCCGGGAGGAGATCGAGCGCCAGACCGGCCGTCCGATCAGACTCAAGCTGGTGCCGCTCGAGACCGATCAGCGCCTCTCCAGCCTGGAATCGGGGGCGGTGAACCTGGTCTGCGATGCCAGCAGCTTCACCTGGAGCCGCGATGAGAAGGTGGATTTCTCGGTGAGTTACGGCATCACCGGCACCCAGTTGCTCGTGCCCCGGGGCTCCGGGCTCTCCTCTCCGGACTCCCTGGCCGGAAAACGGGTGGGCGCCCTGCCACGCACCACCAGTGCCCTGGCGGTGACCAGCCGTCAGCCGGCAGCCTCGGTGGTGCTGCTCAAGGACCGCCAGGCGGGCTATGAGGCCCTGCAGCAAGGCCGCATCGATGCCTTCGCCGACGACGGCATGCTGCTCTATGCCTGGTTGCAGCGACAGGGCGGCCAGGCTCCCTTCATGGTCTCGGCCGACACCTACTCCAGGGAGGGCATCGCCTGCATGCTGCCCCAGAACAATTCGTCCTTTCAGCGGGTGGTGGACCTGGCCCTGATCCGTTACATGCAGGGGTTTCTGCGTCAGCAGCCCAGGGAGCGGGGCATCTTCGACCGCTGGTTCGGCCCCCAGGGCAAGACGCCCCTCACCCAGGACGTCACCGGCCTGTTCACCGAAACCATGCAGTTGATGGTTGACTTCAAGGAGGAAGTGCCGACCAAACCATGA
- the cax gene encoding calcium/proton exchanger, with translation MISRRTFATASLVLVPLSLAAETLHWGETVVFVCSGLAILPLAIWLSMATEKLSVALGPSTGALLNAVFGNASELIIALVALRAGLVDIVKASITGTVMANLLLALGLSMFLGGLGRSEQRFQPVVARVNGSAMTLAVLAILIPSVAVISTGAAPERTVAFSGFVAWVLLLVYLLTLIFSLRTHRALYEVAEVECRDEESPVSPMPWLLVLIGATTALALVSEIFLGVVQSVTAQVGLTDLFTGVVLLPLLGGAAEFLTAITMARRNQMDLAVSVAMGSTLLVALLVVPVLVLAGPLLGHPLDLSFELYELVAVITAVLVSNLVSLDGRSDWLEGVLLLAAYVILAAGLYFQAL, from the coding sequence ATGATCAGCCGTCGGACCTTCGCCACGGCTTCGCTGGTGTTGGTGCCCCTTTCCCTGGCGGCTGAGACACTGCACTGGGGCGAGACCGTGGTGTTCGTCTGCTCGGGGCTGGCGATCCTTCCCCTGGCCATCTGGCTGAGCATGGCCACCGAGAAGCTGTCCGTGGCGCTGGGCCCGTCCACCGGCGCTCTGCTCAATGCCGTCTTCGGCAACGCCTCGGAACTGATCATCGCCCTGGTGGCCCTGCGGGCCGGGCTGGTGGACATCGTCAAGGCCAGCATCACCGGCACGGTGATGGCCAATCTCCTGCTGGCCCTCGGTCTCTCGATGTTCCTGGGGGGACTGGGACGCAGCGAGCAGCGCTTCCAGCCCGTGGTGGCCCGGGTGAACGGCTCGGCCATGACCCTGGCGGTGCTGGCGATCCTGATTCCCAGCGTCGCCGTGATCTCCACGGGCGCGGCTCCGGAGCGCACCGTGGCGTTCTCGGGGTTCGTGGCCTGGGTGCTGCTGCTGGTCTACCTGCTGACCCTGATCTTCTCGCTGCGCACCCATCGGGCCCTCTACGAGGTGGCGGAGGTGGAGTGCCGCGATGAGGAGTCCCCCGTCAGCCCGATGCCCTGGCTGCTGGTGCTGATCGGGGCCACCACCGCCCTGGCCCTGGTGTCGGAGATCTTCCTTGGGGTGGTGCAGTCCGTGACGGCTCAGGTCGGGCTCACGGATCTGTTCACCGGGGTGGTGCTGCTGCCGCTGCTGGGGGGAGCGGCGGAATTCCTCACGGCGATCACCATGGCGCGCCGGAATCAGATGGACCTGGCGGTGTCCGTCGCGATGGGCTCCACCCTGCTGGTGGCCCTGCTGGTGGTGCCGGTGCTGGTGCTGGCTGGGCCCCTGCTCGGACATCCGCTCGACCTCAGTTTCGAGCTCTATGAGCTGGTGGCGGTGATCACGGCCGTGCTGGTGAGCAATCTGGTGAGCCTCGATGGCCGCTCCGACTGGCTGGAGGGGGTGCTGCTCCTGGCTGCCTATGTGATTCTGGCGGCTGGTCTTTACTTTCAGGCCCTCTGA
- the gltS gene encoding sodium/glutamate symporter, with translation MEIAGFATFNIAIVVLAVGRWLNQRLAVLRQFNIPEPVSSGLLVCLLLALVHGVSGLEINFNLDTRDFLLLYFFATIGLNADVKTLLAGGRPLLVLVVLTVIFMILQNLTGVGVAGLLGLSPLKGLLGGSVSLLGGHGTAIAWAPRFARDHGIGNALEIGIACATLGLVLASLMGGPVARFLIRRHQLRPGPADGAGERADTPADPRPVDFFSLLRTLFWLNMSLALGDVLHEALKAIGSNLPLFVCALFSAILITNTVPRLMPRLIWPARTRSLALISEISLGIFLTMSLMSLQLWTIAELAGPILIILAAQFLVAVLFAVMVVFPAMGGSYDAAVICSGFGGFSMGATPTAMANMAAVTHRYGPSPQAFIIVPLVAGFFVDISNAVVIQRFLTWLG, from the coding sequence ATGGAGATCGCCGGTTTCGCCACGTTCAACATCGCCATCGTGGTGCTGGCGGTCGGGCGCTGGCTGAATCAGCGCCTGGCGGTGCTGCGCCAGTTCAACATTCCCGAGCCGGTCAGCAGTGGCCTGCTGGTGTGCCTGCTGCTGGCCCTGGTGCATGGCGTGAGCGGGCTGGAGATCAACTTCAACCTCGACACCAGGGATTTTCTTCTGCTCTATTTCTTCGCGACGATCGGGCTCAACGCCGACGTCAAGACCCTGCTGGCCGGTGGCCGGCCGCTGCTGGTGCTGGTGGTCCTGACCGTGATCTTCATGATCCTGCAGAACCTCACCGGCGTCGGGGTCGCCGGACTGCTGGGTCTTTCTCCCCTCAAGGGACTGCTGGGGGGGTCGGTGTCCCTGCTGGGGGGTCATGGCACCGCCATCGCCTGGGCGCCCCGCTTCGCCCGGGATCACGGCATCGGCAACGCCCTGGAGATCGGCATCGCCTGCGCCACCCTGGGCCTGGTGCTGGCCTCGTTGATGGGAGGCCCCGTCGCCCGGTTCCTGATCCGCCGCCATCAGCTGCGCCCGGGTCCCGCCGACGGAGCGGGCGAGCGGGCCGACACCCCCGCCGATCCGCGGCCGGTGGATTTCTTCAGCCTGCTGCGCACTCTCTTCTGGCTGAACATGAGCCTGGCCCTGGGGGACGTGCTGCATGAGGCCCTGAAGGCGATCGGCAGCAACCTGCCCCTGTTCGTCTGCGCCCTGTTCAGCGCGATTCTGATCACCAACACGGTGCCGCGACTGATGCCCCGCCTCATCTGGCCGGCCCGGACCCGTTCGCTCGCGCTGATCTCGGAGATCTCCCTGGGGATCTTCCTGACGATGTCGCTGATGAGCCTGCAGCTCTGGACCATCGCCGAGCTGGCAGGGCCGATCCTGATCATCCTGGCCGCCCAGTTCCTGGTGGCCGTGCTGTTCGCGGTGATGGTGGTGTTCCCCGCCATGGGCGGCAGCTACGACGCCGCGGTGATCTGCTCCGGCTTCGGCGGGTTCTCCATGGGGGCCACCCCAACCGCCATGGCGAACATGGCGGCGGTGACTCACCGCTACGGTCCGTCTCCCCAGGCCTTCATCATCGTGCCTCTGGTGGCGGGCTTCTTCGTGGACATCAGCAACGCCGTGGTGATCCAGCGCTTCCTCACCTGGCTGGGCTGA
- the gap gene encoding type I glyceraldehyde-3-phosphate dehydrogenase: protein MAIALGINGFGRIGRLVFRRSFEIEGIDVVAINDLIDLDYIAYMLRHDSTHGRFRGEVETRDGQLIVNGKAIRVTSERNPAALNWGAVGAEVVLESTGLFLTDASARAHIEAGARKVVLSAPSKDDTPMFVMGVNHHSYAGEDIVSNASCTTNCLAPIAKVLHDTFGIRDGLMTTVHAMTATQKTVDGPSAKDWRGGRGAGQNIIPSSTGAARAVGKVIPSLNGKLTGMAFRVPTPDVSVVDLTVNLERPASYEAIKDAMKAAAAGPMAGVLGYTEDEVVSSDFLGETCTSVFDAGAGIALTDTFVKVVAWYDNEWGYSCKCLDLIRHISA from the coding sequence ATGGCGATTGCCCTGGGGATCAACGGATTCGGTCGGATCGGGCGGCTGGTGTTTCGCCGCAGCTTCGAGATCGAGGGGATCGATGTGGTGGCGATCAACGATCTGATCGACCTCGATTACATCGCCTACATGCTCCGCCACGATTCCACCCACGGTCGCTTCCGCGGCGAGGTGGAGACGCGTGACGGCCAGCTGATCGTCAACGGCAAGGCCATCCGGGTGACCTCCGAACGCAATCCGGCGGCCCTGAACTGGGGGGCCGTGGGCGCCGAGGTGGTGCTGGAATCCACCGGCCTGTTCCTCACCGACGCCTCGGCGAGGGCCCACATCGAAGCGGGCGCCAGGAAGGTGGTGCTCTCGGCCCCCTCCAAGGACGACACGCCGATGTTCGTGATGGGGGTGAACCACCACTCCTACGCGGGAGAGGACATCGTGTCGAATGCCTCGTGCACCACCAACTGCCTGGCCCCGATCGCCAAGGTGCTGCATGACACCTTCGGCATCCGCGACGGGCTGATGACCACCGTGCATGCCATGACCGCCACCCAGAAAACGGTGGATGGGCCCTCCGCCAAGGACTGGCGCGGTGGCCGCGGCGCCGGCCAGAACATCATTCCCTCCTCCACCGGTGCCGCCAGGGCGGTGGGCAAGGTGATCCCCTCCCTCAACGGCAAGCTCACGGGCATGGCCTTCCGGGTGCCCACCCCGGATGTGTCGGTGGTGGATCTCACCGTGAATCTGGAGCGCCCCGCCAGCTACGAGGCCATCAAGGACGCGATGAAGGCGGCCGCCGCGGGGCCGATGGCCGGGGTGCTCGGCTACACCGAAGACGAGGTGGTGTCGTCGGATTTTCTCGGTGAAACCTGCACGTCGGTGTTCGATGCCGGCGCCGGCATCGCCCTCACCGACACCTTCGTGAAGGTGGTGGCCTGGTACGACAACGAGTGGGGCTATTCCTGCAAATGCCTGGACCTCATCCGTCACATCAGCGCCTGA
- a CDS encoding cyclic nucleotide-binding domain-containing protein, with product MAFEVSEARMHGIRWILTSAWLLIIASLFYDPWTPRFTEADHPWSPLRLPDTCIPVQGVCLSETPYPLGTTAFWGVVVPAAVLILMLFGHELWRRVCPLSFLSQIPRALGRQRQRTKVNPRTGERRQQLAKVADDSWLARHYSQLQFGWLFVGLCGRILFFNADRLVLAGWLLFTIAAAISVGWLYGGKAWCQYFCPMAPVQSVYSTPAGLLGSKAHLSETPITQSMCRTVLPDGSEQSACVACQQPCIDIDAERMYWTRLSTRQFSFERYAYVGLVVGYFLYYYLYAGTWDYYFSGAWLRQSDQLSLLLRPGLFLFGQSLNVPRLVAVPLVLGLFTWLGVRLGRWIEGRSRWSRHHVFVVATFLVFNFFFLFSGRPLLLLMPAWVQTLFDAVVVAVSSLWLYRSWERSADLHQRENLASRFRRQLEKLDLDVGRYLDGRQLADLSPHEVYVLAKVLPGFTREKRQQVYKEVVREALQEGYANASSSLEVLSQMRREIGITDEEHSLLLESVGVENPDLLDPDGRRSLEDQVRLSGYTKSLERLMLLKSRQADPEVIRSLRNQYSITPDEEASVLEGLAPSTSALQKLEAMLPRFSELRHARVSLLQPVLADQPLVRDLLADSLLQRQDLSLRAMLGVLSELKEQPEALQWAARLRALRPVNLPELLAEGDWEPQLSAPVLALLQQEPSGAAPEPPACPLADTLSSLEDLLQERTPLLRAAALFLLARLDPGRARLLASGLDPATAPVPLAEVIRAVIQPAAPLPELVDLPELEMRAHLAASDFFRGTSHASLEQLAAASELRRFGAGELITETGDTCRELLLLIAGRAAVRYQEAGGVRLEPLRPGQVLDELEVLSHSASENTIVAETEGTRLLAVPVDGFDAVLERDPEFARRVLQLESRHLQSLMRSLHS from the coding sequence ATGGCCTTTGAGGTGTCTGAGGCACGGATGCATGGCATCCGCTGGATTCTCACCAGTGCCTGGCTGCTGATCATCGCCTCGCTCTTCTACGACCCCTGGACGCCCCGCTTCACCGAGGCGGATCACCCCTGGAGTCCCCTGCGCCTGCCCGACACCTGCATTCCGGTGCAGGGCGTCTGCCTCAGCGAGACCCCCTATCCCCTCGGCACCACCGCCTTCTGGGGGGTGGTGGTGCCGGCGGCGGTGCTGATCCTGATGCTGTTCGGCCACGAGCTCTGGCGCCGGGTCTGCCCGCTCTCCTTCCTCTCCCAGATCCCCCGGGCCCTGGGCCGGCAGCGTCAGCGCACCAAGGTCAACCCGCGCACCGGTGAGCGCCGCCAGCAGCTGGCCAAGGTGGCCGACGACTCCTGGCTGGCCCGTCACTACTCCCAGCTCCAGTTCGGCTGGCTGTTCGTGGGCCTCTGCGGGCGCATCCTCTTCTTCAATGCCGACCGCCTGGTGCTGGCCGGCTGGCTGCTGTTCACGATCGCCGCGGCCATCAGCGTGGGCTGGCTCTACGGCGGCAAGGCCTGGTGCCAGTACTTCTGCCCGATGGCGCCGGTGCAGAGCGTCTACTCCACCCCGGCGGGCCTGCTCGGCAGCAAGGCCCACCTGAGCGAGACACCTATCACCCAGTCGATGTGCCGCACCGTGCTCCCCGACGGCAGTGAACAGAGTGCCTGCGTGGCCTGCCAGCAGCCCTGCATCGACATCGACGCCGAGCGCATGTACTGGACGCGGCTCAGCACCAGGCAGTTCAGCTTCGAGCGCTATGCCTACGTGGGCCTGGTGGTCGGCTATTTCCTCTACTACTACCTCTACGCCGGCACCTGGGACTACTACTTCTCGGGGGCCTGGCTGCGCCAGAGCGATCAGTTGTCGCTGCTGCTGCGACCTGGACTGTTCCTCTTCGGCCAGAGCCTGAATGTGCCGCGGCTGGTGGCGGTGCCGCTGGTGCTCGGGCTCTTCACCTGGCTGGGGGTGCGCCTGGGCCGCTGGATCGAGGGCCGCAGCCGCTGGAGCCGTCATCACGTGTTCGTGGTGGCCACGTTTCTGGTGTTCAACTTCTTCTTTCTCTTCTCCGGGCGGCCGCTGCTGCTTCTGATGCCCGCCTGGGTGCAGACCCTCTTCGATGCCGTGGTGGTGGCGGTGAGCAGCCTCTGGCTCTACCGCTCCTGGGAGCGCAGCGCCGATCTGCACCAGCGCGAGAACCTGGCCAGCCGCTTCCGCCGCCAGCTGGAGAAGCTCGATCTCGATGTGGGGCGCTACCTCGATGGCCGTCAGCTGGCCGACCTCAGCCCCCACGAGGTCTATGTGCTCGCCAAGGTGCTGCCGGGCTTCACCCGCGAGAAACGTCAGCAGGTCTACAAGGAGGTGGTGCGCGAGGCGCTGCAGGAGGGCTACGCCAATGCCTCCAGCAGTCTGGAGGTGCTGAGCCAGATGCGGCGCGAGATCGGCATCACCGACGAGGAGCACAGCCTGCTGCTCGAATCGGTGGGCGTGGAGAACCCCGACCTGCTGGATCCCGACGGTCGTCGCAGCCTCGAGGATCAGGTTCGCCTGAGTGGCTACACAAAATCGCTCGAGCGGCTGATGCTGCTCAAGAGCCGCCAGGCCGATCCCGAGGTGATCCGCAGCCTGCGCAACCAGTATTCGATCACCCCGGATGAAGAGGCCAGCGTGCTGGAAGGCCTCGCCCCCAGCACCAGTGCCCTGCAGAAGCTGGAGGCCATGCTGCCGCGCTTCTCTGAGCTGAGGCATGCCCGAGTGAGCCTGCTGCAGCCGGTGCTGGCGGATCAGCCTCTGGTCCGTGATCTCCTCGCCGACTCCCTCTTGCAGCGCCAGGACCTGAGCCTGCGCGCCATGCTGGGCGTTCTCTCTGAGCTGAAGGAGCAGCCGGAAGCGCTGCAGTGGGCCGCCAGGCTTCGCGCCCTCCGGCCGGTGAACCTGCCCGAGCTGCTGGCCGAAGGCGACTGGGAGCCGCAACTCTCTGCGCCGGTGCTGGCGCTGCTGCAGCAGGAGCCGTCAGGAGCCGCGCCTGAGCCGCCGGCCTGTCCCCTCGCCGACACCCTCTCCAGCCTGGAGGATCTGCTGCAGGAGCGCACGCCGCTGCTGCGGGCCGCCGCCCTCTTCCTGCTGGCCAGGCTTGATCCCGGCCGCGCCCGCCTGCTGGCCAGCGGCCTCGATCCCGCCACAGCGCCCGTGCCGCTGGCGGAGGTGATCAGGGCCGTGATCCAGCCAGCAGCGCCGCTGCCTGAGCTCGTGGATCTGCCGGAGCTGGAGATGCGCGCCCACCTGGCCGCCAGTGATTTCTTCAGGGGCACCAGTCACGCCAGCCTGGAGCAGCTGGCCGCAGCCTCGGAGCTGCGCCGTTTCGGCGCCGGCGAGCTGATCACCGAAACCGGCGACACCTGCCGTGAACTGCTGCTGCTGATCGCCGGACGGGCCGCGGTCCGTTACCAGGAGGCCGGAGGCGTGCGCCTCGAGCCTCTCCGTCCCGGCCAGGTGCTCGATGAGCTCGAGGTGCTCAGCCACAGCGCCTCGGAGAACACGATCGTGGCGGAGACGGAGGGAACCCGGTTGCTGGCGGTGCCGGTGGATGGCTTCGATGCGGTGCTGGAGCGCGACCCCGAGTTCGCCCGCCGGGTGCTGCAGCTCGAGAGCCGCCATCTTCAGAGCCTGATGCGCTCGCTGCACAGCTGA
- a CDS encoding phytochelatin synthase family protein, which translates to MVLPALLSRALAQPAAATIPLPDPRGQTLLLQSVDRADYGPLAEQFLTQANLAYCGVASMVMVLNSLAVPAPAAAGYGSYRFWTQENVFEAAATRAVLSPEVVARQGMTLQELGDLLVSHGLQARAIHGDRLSLPQFRLLVRSNLSQSRDRLLVNYDRKALGQAGGGHISPLAAYNAATDRVLILDVARYRYPSVWVPLADLWQAIRTTDRSSGRSRGVVVVRRI; encoded by the coding sequence GTGGTGCTGCCAGCCCTGCTGTCCCGTGCCCTGGCCCAACCTGCGGCGGCCACGATCCCCCTGCCGGACCCCCGGGGCCAGACCCTGCTGCTGCAGAGCGTCGATCGCGCCGACTACGGACCGCTGGCGGAGCAGTTCCTCACCCAGGCCAACCTGGCCTACTGCGGCGTGGCCAGCATGGTGATGGTGCTCAACAGCCTGGCGGTGCCGGCCCCGGCAGCGGCGGGGTACGGAAGCTACCGCTTCTGGACCCAGGAGAACGTGTTCGAGGCCGCCGCCACCAGGGCGGTGCTGAGCCCTGAGGTGGTGGCCCGCCAGGGGATGACCCTGCAGGAGCTGGGGGACCTGCTGGTCAGCCATGGGCTGCAGGCCCGGGCGATCCACGGCGATCGGCTGAGCCTTCCCCAGTTCCGCCTGCTGGTGCGCAGCAACCTCAGCCAGAGCCGTGATCGCCTGCTGGTGAACTACGACCGCAAGGCCCTGGGCCAGGCCGGCGGCGGCCACATCTCCCCGCTGGCCGCCTACAACGCCGCCACGGATCGGGTGCTGATCCTGGATGTGGCCCGCTACCGCTACCCATCGGTGTGGGTGCCCCTGGCGGATCTCTGGCAGGCGATCCGCACCACCG